Proteins encoded together in one Dehalococcoidia bacterium window:
- a CDS encoding CoA transferase translates to MTGRMPLEGYRVIDLCVVWAGPFATMLLGDLGAEVIKVENPFVFQPLTRGAMAHPPAAMIENSPAWSGGFPRNQLGPRPWNYGPTFVSIFRNKKSFTVDLRRPEGLELLQRLVARSDVVYENNATGTMEKLGITYDWLRQANERIIFVRVPAYGSSGPYRTARALGVHLEGVMGHTLLRGYEDTDPSANTAIYSGDYLAGAQGAFAVMAALWQREKTGEGQLIEIAQAENAASMFTQAIMDYTLNRRVQGTIGNRDVFGRAPCGVYPARSPGTAEASLDRWVSIHCTDDAAWEGLKRAMGSPAWAEEPRFATNEARAANFRELDALIGAWTAELEDYEVMRRCQAEGVAAAPVLEASRTFDDPQLRARNFFRRQRQADAGEYEYLGPMWQFGETPVEFYQPPVMFGEHNDYVYRELLGCSEEEYQRFQDAGHVAMEYDASVR, encoded by the coding sequence ATGACGGGACGCATGCCGCTCGAGGGCTACCGCGTGATCGATCTCTGCGTCGTCTGGGCGGGGCCGTTCGCCACGATGCTGCTGGGCGACCTCGGCGCCGAAGTCATCAAGGTCGAAAATCCGTTCGTCTTTCAGCCGTTGACCCGCGGCGCGATGGCGCACCCGCCTGCGGCCATGATCGAGAATTCGCCCGCATGGTCGGGCGGCTTTCCCAGAAACCAGCTTGGCCCACGCCCCTGGAACTACGGCCCCACCTTCGTCAGCATCTTCCGCAACAAGAAGAGCTTCACCGTCGATCTCCGCCGACCGGAAGGGCTGGAGCTGCTGCAGCGCCTCGTCGCCAGGTCCGACGTGGTCTACGAGAACAACGCCACCGGCACCATGGAGAAGCTGGGCATCACCTACGACTGGCTGCGGCAGGCGAACGAGCGCATCATCTTCGTGCGCGTGCCAGCCTACGGCAGCAGCGGGCCGTATCGCACCGCCCGCGCCCTCGGCGTGCACCTCGAAGGGGTGATGGGCCACACGCTGCTGCGCGGCTACGAAGACACGGACCCGTCTGCCAACACCGCGATCTACTCCGGCGACTACCTGGCGGGCGCCCAGGGTGCCTTCGCCGTGATGGCCGCGCTCTGGCAGCGCGAGAAGACGGGCGAGGGCCAGCTGATCGAGATCGCGCAGGCCGAAAACGCCGCGTCGATGTTCACACAGGCGATCATGGATTACACCCTGAACCGTCGCGTGCAGGGCACGATCGGCAACCGCGATGTCTTCGGCCGCGCGCCCTGCGGCGTCTACCCGGCGCGCTCCCCCGGCACGGCCGAAGCATCGCTCGACCGCTGGGTCAGCATCCACTGCACCGACGATGCCGCCTGGGAGGGGCTGAAGCGGGCGATGGGCAGCCCCGCCTGGGCCGAGGAGCCGCGCTTCGCCACGAACGAGGCGCGCGCCGCCAACTTCCGCGAGCTGGACGCGCTGATCGGCGCCTGGACGGCTGAGCTGGAGGACTACGAGGTGATGCGCCGCTGCCAGGCCGAGGGCGTGGCCGCGGCGCCGGTGCTGGAAGCGTCGCGCACCTTCGACGATCCACAGCTGCGCGCCCGCAACTTCTTCCGCCGGCAGCGGCAGGCCGACGCGGGCGAGTACGAATATTTGGGGCCGATGTGGCAGTTCGGCGAGACGCCGGTCGAGTTCTACCAGCCGCCGGTGATGTTCGGTGAGCACAACGACTACGTCTACCGCGAGCTGCTGGGTTGCAGCGAGGAAGAGTACCAGCGCTTCCAGGACGCCGGCCACGTCGCGATGGAGTACGACGCCAGCGTGCGCTGA